From a single Leptidea sinapis chromosome 1, ilLepSina1.1, whole genome shotgun sequence genomic region:
- the LOC126965449 gene encoding ribosomal RNA-processing protein 7 homolog A, protein MKTKYVHDFKVLELRIKEDSVNPHTIYFKEHSVRDHTKDQPSGRTLFILNVPPYADEKGIANAFSNAGIIESVQFSTKPNAAVAVLNQFIKEILNPSFKMCYLVFKKVSDLDKALTLSELNPMNSNGHHISVGLKKWTKEYNDSVLMPKDLKSYIDTYMKNYDENVAKALDKDKNLEQEDDEGWITVTKKGKVNSFARTEKVENKILAKEEKKRGRKELKNFYTFQIRESKMKHIVALRQKFEEDKCKIAQIKQSRRFKPF, encoded by the exons atgaaaactaaGTATGTACACGATTTTAAAG ttttggaACTGAGGATAAAGGAGGATTCTGTGAACCCtcacacaatatattttaaggaACATTCTGTAAGAGATCACACTAAAGATCAACCTTCAGGACGTACCCTATTTATCTTGAATGTTCCACCATATGCAGATGAGAAAGGCATAGCCAATGCATTTAGTAATGCTGGTATTATTGAATCAGTACAATTTTCTACAAAGCCCAATGCTGCAGTAGCTGTTCTTAACcaatttattaaagaaattttgaatCCATCATTTAAAATGTGTTATTTGGTTTTTAAGAAGGTATCTGACTTAGATAAAGCTTTGACGCTATCAGAGCTAAATCCCATGAATTCAAATGGACATCACATTTCTGTAGGCTTAAAGAAGTGGACTAAAGAATACAATGACTCAGTTTTGATGCCAAAagatttaaaaagttatattgaTACTTACATGAAGAATTATGATGAAAATGTTGCCAAAGCATTGGATAAAGACAAGAACCTAGAACAGGAGGATGATGAAGGTTGGATAACAGTTACAAAAAAAGGTAAAGTTAACAGTTTTGCAAGAACAGAAAaagttgaaaacaaaatattggcTAAGGAAGAAAAGAAAAGGGGTAGAAAAGAGCTTAAAAACTTTTACACTTTTCAAATAAGAGAATCCAAAATGAAGCACATTGTTGCATTGCGGCAAAAGTTTGAAGAGGATAAATGTAAGATAGCTCAAATTAAACAAAGTAGGAGGTTCAAAccattttga
- the LOC126965389 gene encoding integrator complex subunit 15: MSLSDLKHTLRKHEFPICAREALIKIEQLLIGRSAPNSKQLDIAMDITSEFIFCEADRRGSRRGLNSLQELQLIDILCDYLSACTNETTKNTIFLSLFGSTESHKRLKILSTLASMAMSASCTSVLLAVGVWLQQMGCSSPQSLQLVENLIKDHFFLNTSNQNTLKLLATTAPKFVANFITAVTELYMIDVQGVKKLPPNNLLEVITLWVYSNPTLCMSAQLNPASLPAGAIPMAAVTPLAGLIHWCALAPIYVQDECLDEVLPLKKIKIENENHSTFKCNKSLCTSELYIKLHLGVLQSLRAGRRTHGPPTAVNGQHLAALSPLVQSYAHQLVKRGIKLQNDSKLQDCLDRIGQAVQVALANGCVYGNISNLLAALDTLPENKLLRIIIKKHQQSI; this comes from the exons atgtctCTATCGGATTTGAAGCATACATTGAGAAAACATGAATTCCCAATTTGTGCAAGAGAAGCTCTTATAAAAATAG AGCAACTATTAATAGGGCGATCTGCTCCCAATAGTAAACAACTAGATATAGCAATGGACATAACCTCAGAATTTATTTTTTGCGAGGCAGACCGTCGCGGGAGCCGACGAGGACTGAATTCTTTGCAAGAATTACAGCTAATTGATATTCTCTGTGATTATCTCTCGGCTTGTACCAATGAAACTActaaaaacacaatatttttatcattatttggAAGCACAGAGAGCCACAAAAGATTAAAAATACTAAGTACATTAGCCAGTATGGCTATGTCAGCATCTTGTACCTCA GTGTTATTAGCAGTTGGTGTATGGCTCCAACAAATGGGTTGCTCATCACCTCAATCATTACAACTAGTGGAAAACCTTATTAAAGATCATTTCTTTCTAAATACATCAAACCAGAACACATTAAAGTTACTAGCAACCACAGCACCTAAGTTTGTGGCCAATTTCATAACAGCTGTAACAGAATTGTATATGATTGATGTTCAAGGTGTTAAGAAGTTACCACCAAATAATTTATTGGAAGTGATAACACTGTGG GTATATTCCAACCCAACATTGTGTATGTCAGCTCAGCTGAACCCAGCTTCATTACCTGCTGGTGCTATTCCAATGGCTGCAGTTACTCCACTTGCTGGCTTAATTCATTGGTGTGCACTAGCACCCATTTATGTTCAAGAtg AGTGCCTTGACGAAGTTctcccattaaaaaaaattaaaatagaaaatgaaaaCCATTCtacatttaaatgtaataaaagtcTTTGTACTTCTGAATTATATATCAAACTACACTTGGGTGTTTTGCAAAGTTTAAGAGCGGGAAGAAGGACTCATGGACCCCCAACTGCAGTAAATGGACAACATTTAGCTGCATTAAGTCCACTAGTGCAGTCTTATGCTCATCAGCTAGTTAAACGAGGTATTAAGTTACAGAATGACTCAAAATTACAG GACTGTTTGGACAGAATTGGTCAAGCAGTACAGGTGGCATTAGCAAATGGATGTGTGTACGGCAACATTAGCAACTTGCTTGCTGCTTTAGATACCTTGCCAGAAAACAAATTACTCCGCATTATCATCAAGAAACATCAACAAAGTATATGA